From Acropora muricata isolate sample 2 chromosome 14, ASM3666990v1, whole genome shotgun sequence, one genomic window encodes:
- the LOC136899130 gene encoding uncharacterized protein yields MSQDKVSQQAGKNSQTLNITLLGSEWKSSKGGLSTLNSELAIYLSQIQNVTVSLFVPEGACDNEDKRAAGSLRINILEAKNCVGLDSPVWLCCPPHDHKMDVIIGHSVKLGCQVQLVKRFAQFQNCKWVHVVHTSPEDLIKFKDYDSPISKGEKKLWEEVELCKCADLIVTVGPKLREIYDSYLRRFKNDEDVFELIPGLFDREFGGLKLRAKNAKNRFEVLLCGRGDEEDFELKGYSIAVKAIAYLRRNKGKHYFLRFVGAPEDKQDEVWKKLLNCVNPPGDKERFTVRKFVKSREGMKDLFSGVDMVIMPSKSEGFGLVARLEALSAGLPILVGSNSGFAKAIETIPFGKYCIVDSDDPAKWAEAIESVRVRHKVILEKIKRLKKKYRKTYCWKRQCRELVDRLQEMVCETSTAQVVAVNNWVEKRPRIITESVCQQHIGAGSKRARKLGKRKILESKAEYGDLYTTPLFSEQNGLDQRTSMIGTATAADDKEVLGKKVDSDKMIRMERATPLFSEDVVLDQRTGMIGTATAADDEVLFTPWHKTEVHFNGLVQQCPPCLETVITPVQFLRSFFRGCLDELANMIARLHEATISIRPLASCDADTFIYPPLSFRPNVVMRTPILQTLGTSTVQKCNTCYENSTVASSCLIYPREMFDQRTRRERCTRCDPKPEVVFFVLFAYLFFFFILFNGIVKQ; encoded by the exons atgtcacaagaTAAAGTTTCTCAACAAGCAGGGAAGAATTCCCAGACATTGAACATCACTCTTTTAGGAAGTGAGTGGAAGTCATCAAAAGGTGGTTTGTCAACATTAAATAGCGAGCTTGCAATTTATTTGTCACAGATACAAAATGTGACAGTTTCACTCTTTGTCCCAGAGGGTGCTTGTGACAATGAAGACAAAAGGGCGGCTGGAAGCCTTAGGATCAATATCCTTGAGGCAAAGAATTGTGTGGGTCTCGATTCTCCTGTCTGGTTGTGCTGCCCACCTCATGATCACAAAATGGATGTTATCATTGGTCATAGTGTGAAACTTGGTTGTCAAGTTCAACTTGTCAAACGATTTGCacaatttcaaaattgcaagtgGGTTCATGTTGTCCATACTTCACCAGAAGACCTCATCAAATTTAAGGATTATGATAGTCCAATTTCAAAAGGTGAAAAGAAGCTCTGGGAGGAGGTTGAACTTTGCAAGTGTGCTGACCTCATTGTCACAGTGGGACCAAAACTTAGAGAAATTTATGATTCCTATTTGCGGCGCTTTAAAAATGATGAAGATGTTTTTGAGCTTATTCCTGGTCTTTTTGATCGGGAATTTGGGGGTTTAAAGCTGAGAGCTAAGAATGCGAAAAATCGTTTTGAGGTGTTGTTGTGTGGGCGTGGTGATGAGGAAGATTTTGAACTGAAAGGATACAGTATTGCTGTGAAGGCAATAGCTTATCTGCGTCGAAATAAGGGGAAACATTACTTTTTGCGTTTTGTGGGTGCTCCTGAAGATAAGCAGGATGAGGTGTGGAAAAAGCTTCTCAACTGTGTAAATCCACCTGGGGATAAAGAACGTTTTACAGTTAGAAAGTTTGTGAAAAGCAGGGAAGGAATGAAGGACCTTTTTAGTGGAGTTGACATGGTCATCATGCCTTCAAAATCAGAAGGATTTGGCCTTGTTGCCCGCCTTGAAGCCCTGTCAGCTGGTTTACCAATCCTTGTGGGGAGTAACTCGGGATTTGCAAAAGCCATAGAGACTATTCCCTTTGGAAAATACTGCATAGTTGACTCAGACGATCCTGCTAAATGGGCTGAAGCGATTGAAAGTGTTCGTGTTAGACATAAGGTCATCCTTGAAAAAATCAAAAGgctcaaaaaaaaatatagaaagaCATACTGTTGGAAAAGGCAATGTAGAGAACTTGTTGACAGATTACAGGAGATGGTTTGTG AGACCTCTACTGCTCAAGTTGTAGCAGTGAATAACTGGGTTGAAAAACGGCCAAGAATAATCACAGAATCAGTTTGTCAACAGCATATAGGGGCTGGCAGCAAAAGAGCAAGGAAGTTgggcaaaaggaaaattttagaATCCAAAGCTGAGTATG GAGATTTGTACACAACTCCCTTATTTTCTGAACAAAACGGACTTGATCAGAGAACTAGCATGATTGGCACGGCCACAGCTGCGGATGACAAGGAAGTACTG GGTAAGAAAGTGGATTCAGACAAGATGATTAGAATGGAGAGGGCCACTCCTTTATTTTCTGAAGACGTCGTACTTGACCAGAGAACTGGTATGATTGGGACGGCCACAGCTGCGGATGATGAAGTGCTG TTTACTCCGTGGCACAAGACTGAAGTTCATTTTAATGGACTTGTTCAACAATGCCCTCCTTGCTTAGAAACCGTCATAACTCCCGTGCAATTTCTTCGCTCATTCTTCCGGGGGTGTCTAGACGAACTGGCAAACATGATAGCTAGGCTGCATGAAGCAACAATCTCTATTCGTCCACTTGCAAGTTGCGACGCAGACACCTTCATTTATCCGCCCTTGTCGTTTCGGCCTAACGTAGTGATGAGAACCCCCATTCTACAGACGCTAGGAACTAGCACCGTACAGAAATGCAACACTTGTTACGAGAACAGCACAGTAGCAAGTTCCTGTTTGATTTACCCGCGCGAAATGTTTGATCAACGAACCAGACGCGAAAGGTGTACAAGGTGTGATCCGAAGCCtgaagttgttttttttgtcttatttgcttatttgttttttttctttatattaTTCAATGGCATCGTAAAACAGTGA
- the LOC136899128 gene encoding uncharacterized protein, translating to MSQDKVSQQAGKNSQTLNITLLGSEWKSSKGGLSTLNRELAIYLSQIQNVRVSLFVPEGACDDEDKREAESLGINILEARKCFGLDPLVWLSNPPQDHTIDVIIGHGVKLGCQVQLVKRIAQFQNCKWVHVVHTAPEEISRFKDYDSPISKGEKKHWEEVELCKCADLIVTVGPKLREIYDSYLEPFKNCVFELIPGLFDREFGSLKLRANDVKNRFVVLLCGRGDEEDFELKGYNIAVKALADLRLKEGKQYFLRFVGAPEEKQDEVWKKLLNCGIAPVDKELLTVRKFVESREGMKDLFRGVDMVIMPSRSEGFGLVALEALSAGLPILVGSNSGFAKAIETIPFGEYFIVDSEDPAKWAEAIERVHVRHKVILQEIKLLQEQYGKEYSWKRQCEELVDRLREMVFETPTGQVVVVDDQVEKQPRTITESVCQQHMEAGSKRAKKLSKKRILDSEAECGDAYRTPSFSEQDVLDQGTGIGLATAVDDKDVLGKEEDSDKMIRMERATPLFSEQVVLNQRTDMIGMATAADDKEVLCTPWHKTAVHFNVLVQQCPLCLETIRTPMQFLHSHFPECLDKPANFARRQLQPTIKCPVCQPSFPDTDTFANLPSSFRHNQVVEAPILEASTEQKCNTCSKNNPAASYCLDCRRFLCLSCFKFHQHCKTSSKCFGPQIACARSTGFDPRTHPVLLVLNLMLCSFLLFKHTLQR from the exons ATGTCACAAGACAAAGTTTCTCAACAAGCAGGGAAGAATTCCCAGACATTGAACATCACTCTTTTAGGGAGTGAGTGGAAGTCATCAAAAGGTGGTTTGTCAACATTAAATAGGGAGCTTGCAATTTATTTGTCTCAGATACAAAATGTGAGAGTTTCACTCTTTGTCCCAGAGGGTGCTTGTGACGATGAAGACAAAAGGGAGGCTGAAAGCCTTGGGATCAATATTCTTGAGGCGAGGAAATGTTTTGGTCTCGATCCTCTTGTCTGGTTGAGCAACCCACCTCAAGATCACACAATAGATGTTATTATTGGTCATGGTGTGAAACTTGGTTGTCAAGTTCAACTTGTCAAAAGAATTGCacaatttcaaaattgtaaGTGGGTTCATGTTGTCCATACTGCTCCAGAAGAAATCAGCAGATTTAAGGATTACGATAGTCCGATTTCAAAAGGTGAAAAGAAGCACTGGGAGGAGGTTGAACTTTGCAAGTGTGCTGACCTCATTGTCACAGTGGGACCAAAACTTAGAGAAATTTATGATTCCTATTTGGAGCCCTTtaaaaattgtgtttttgaaCTTATTCCTGGTCTTTTTGATCGGGAATTTGGGAGTTTAAAGCTGAGAGCTAACGATGTGAAAAATCGCTTCGTGGTGTTGCTGTGTGGGCGTGGTGATGAGGAGGATTTTGAACTGAAAGGATACAATATTGCTGTGAAGGCATTAGCTGATCTGCGTCTAAAAGAGGGGAAACAATACTTTTTGCGTTTTGTGGGTGCTCCTGAAGAGAAGCAGGATGAGGTCTGGAAAAAGCTTCtaaactgtggaattgcacctGTGGATAAAGAACTGTTGACAGTCAGAAAATTTGTAGAAAGCAGGGAAGGAATGAAGGACCTGTTTAGAGGAGTTGACATGGTCATCATGCCTTCAAGATCAGAAGGATTTGGCCTTGTTGCCCTTGAAGCACTGTCAGCTGGTTTACCAATCCTTGTGGGGAGTAACTCAGGATTTGCAAAAGCAATAGAGACTATTCCCTTTGGAGAATACTTCATAGTTGATTCAGAAGATCCTGCTAAATGGGCTGAAGCGATTGAGAGGGTTCATGTTAGACATAAGGTCATCCTTCAAGAAATCAAACTGCTCCAAGAACAATATGGCAAGGAATACAGTTGGAAACGACAATGTGAAGAACTTGTTGACAGATTAAGGGAAATGGTTTTTG AGACCCCTACTGGTCAAGTTGTAGTAGTGGATGACCAGGTTGAAAAACAGCCAAGAACAATCACAGAGTCAGTTTGTCAACAGCATATGGAGGCAGGCAGCAAAAGAGCAAAGAAGTTGAGCAAAAAGAGAATTTTAGACTCCGAAGCTGAGTGTG GCGATGCATACAGAACTCCTTCATTTTCTGAACAAGATGTTCTTGATCAAGGAACTGGCATTGGGTTGGCCACAGCTGTGGATGACAAGGACGTGCTG ggtaaGGAAGAAGATTCAGACAAGATGATTAGAATGGAGAGGGCCACTCCTTTATTTTCTGAACAAGTTGTACTAAATCAGAGAACTGACATGATTGGGATGGCCACAGCTGCGGATGACAAGGAAGTGCTG TGTACTCCTTGGCACAAGACTGCGGTTCATTTTAACGTACTTGTTCAACAATGCCCTCTTTGCTTAGAAACCATCAGAACTCCTATGCAATTTCTTCACTCACACTTCCCAGAGTGTCTAGACAAACCGGCAAACTTTGCAAGAAGGCAGCTACAACCAACAATCAAATGTCCGGTTTGCCAGCCTTCATTTCCCGACACAGACACCTTCGCCAATTTGCCCTCGTCGTTTCGTCACAACCAAGTGGTGGAAGCCCCCATTCTAGAAGCTAGCACCGAACAGAAATGCAACACTTGTAGCAAGAACAACCCGGCAGCAAGTTACTGTTTAGATTGCCGGCGCTTTCTGTGCCTATCTTGTTTTAAATTTCACCAACACTGCAAGACGTCATCGAAATGTTTTGGTCCACAAATTGCATGTGCAAGAAGTACAGGATTTGATCCGAGGACTCATCCTGTCCTTTTAGTTTTGAATTTAATGTTATGTTCTTTTCTATTATTTAAGCACACATTACAACGGTGA